One region of Anthonomus grandis grandis chromosome 22, icAntGran1.3, whole genome shotgun sequence genomic DNA includes:
- the LOC126749080 gene encoding UDP-glycosyltransferase UGT5-like: MKYKNINLLFALAFNLFLRVNYGECARILGIFPVAGKSINILSNRLMKGLADAGHEVVVISSLKNKLPILNGSYTDIHLSGISERYETWLEEIDLYQTPEDTTLWETKNLNDLMFWVYEETFKHPKLLSFIEKKEKFDLVVTEYLWSDSVMAFASSFNCPQVVFTSVGGNNPSVNEMVGNYLSPSYVPHYWMLGTFPNGLNFFARTKSFIHYIADYFVHNLILVRSHQALLERSFPNPPDVRKAFYNVSLVLLGSHSSFRSATPLAPNMVEIGGFHIDPPKKLPKDIQAFLDNAKDGAIFFSMGSHLRSKNFSPEKKQIFLNVFKRLKLKVLWKFEDEVLPGKSDNVMIRKWLPQMDILGHPNVKLFISHAGYGSTLETIYHGMPSLMIPVFFDQFNNAQQSEERGFALKLSYSDKNFTEATLYSLIREMLDNPVYMDNAKEASRLFHDRPMKPMESAVYWVEYILRHKGARHLRLKGLDLPWYQFYMLDVISFLLLVLIVIVYILKKVITLILELNSGKNVKKLKKN, encoded by the exons ATGaagtataaaaatatcaatttactGTTCGCATTGGcgttcaatttatttttacgaGTAAATTATGGGGAATGTGCTCGGATTTTGGGGATTTTTCCAGTAGCAGGGAAAAGTATTAACATCTTAAGCAATAGACTTATGAAGGGGTTGGCAGATGCTGGCCATGAGGTGGTGGTAATCAGCTCACTGAAGAATAAATTGCCTATTTTGAACGGCAGTTATACCGATATACATTTATCTGGCATCTCAGAACGTTATGaaa CTTGGCTGGAAGAAATCGATCTCTATCAAACCCCCGAAGACACCACCCTATGGGAAACCAAGAATCTGAACGACCTCATGTTTTGGGTGTACGAGGAAACTTTCAAACATCCAAAGCTCTTAAGTTTTATAGAGAAAAAAGAGAAGTTTGATTTGGTAGTAACTGAATATCTGTGGAGTGATTCTGTGATGGCTTTCGCTTCTAGTTTTAACTGTCCACAGGTTGTGTTCACTAGTGTTG GTGGAAACAACCCGAGCGTAAACGAAATGGTTGGAAATTACTTATCCCCATCCTACGTTCCCCATTACTGGATGCTTGGAACCTTCCCGAACGGACTAAATTTCTTTGCCAGAACTAAAAGTTTCATTCATTACATCGCCGACTATTTTGTACATAATTTAATACTAGTCCGCTCCCATCAAGCCTTACTAGAGCGATCATTTCCTAACCCTCCTGACGTAAGAAAAGCCTTCTACAACGTATCCTTAGTCCTTTTGGGGTCACATAGTAGCTTTAGGAGCGCGACacctttggcgcccaacatggtGGAAATAGGAGGGTTTCACATTGACCCACCTAAAAAGTTACCCAAGGATATACAAGCGTTTCTGGATAATGCCAAGGATGGGGCGATTTTCTTTAGTATGGGGTCACATTTAAGGAGCAAAAACTTCTCACCTGAGAAGAAGCAGATCTTCCTTAATGTGTTCAAGAGGTTAAAGTTGAAGGTGCTTTGGAAGTTTGAGGATGAGGTGTTGCCAGGGAAGTCGGATAATGTTATGATAAGGAAGTGGTTACCGCAGATGGATATTCTTG GTCACCCTAACGTTAAATTATTCATCAGCCACGCTGGTTATGGCAGTACCTTAGAAACAATTTACCACGGAATGCCTTCCCTAATGATTCCAGTGTTCTTCGATCAATTTAATAACGCCCAGCAGTCTGAGGAGCGAGGTTTCGCCCTAAAACTCTCTTACTCAGACAAAAACTTCACAGAAGCAACTTTGTATTCCCTTATAAGGGAGATGCTGGATAATCCCGTTTATATGGATAACGCGAAAGAAGCTTCCAGGCTTTTCCATGACAGGCCGATGAAACCAATGGAAAGCGCCGTGTATTGGGTGGAGTACATATTAAGGCATAAGGGGGCGAGACATTTGAGGTTAAAGGGGTTAGATTTGCCTTGGTATCAGTTTTATATGTTAGACGTAATCTCGTTTTTACTACTGGTTTTAATTGTGATCGTGTATATTCTTAAGAAAGTCATTACTTTAATTCTAGAATTAAATAGCGGCAAGAATgtgaagaaattaaagaaaaattag